From a single Rhodopirellula islandica genomic region:
- a CDS encoding DUF2461 domain-containing protein: MTSPIRPELFHFLEDLTDNNHREWFADNKARYENDVRQPAFELIRQLAVPLKRSAPMLRVIDKTQGGSLMRIHRDTRFSKDKTPYKTNVGISLRHDACFTGTVSDDIHAPGGYVHLSAEECFVGMGVWRPQRESLAAIRAAIADDPNAWRRARDAKSFRTSFELGGDRLKTSPRDYDRDHPMIEDLRRIDFIGIATLAPKEITAKDSVARITQLIRDAKPFMRFLCDAVDVPY; encoded by the coding sequence ATGACGTCTCCGATTCGACCCGAGCTGTTTCATTTCCTGGAAGACCTCACTGACAACAACCATCGGGAGTGGTTCGCTGATAACAAGGCACGCTACGAAAACGATGTTCGGCAACCGGCGTTCGAGCTGATTCGGCAACTCGCCGTTCCGCTGAAACGATCGGCGCCGATGCTGCGTGTGATTGACAAAACCCAAGGTGGATCGCTGATGCGGATTCACCGCGACACGCGGTTCAGCAAAGACAAGACGCCTTACAAGACCAACGTGGGGATCTCGCTGCGGCATGACGCGTGCTTCACCGGCACGGTGTCCGACGACATTCATGCGCCCGGTGGCTACGTTCATTTGTCCGCGGAAGAATGCTTTGTGGGGATGGGCGTGTGGCGGCCTCAGCGTGAATCTTTGGCGGCGATTCGAGCCGCCATCGCAGACGATCCCAACGCGTGGCGGCGGGCTCGCGATGCCAAGTCCTTTCGAACCTCATTTGAGTTGGGCGGGGACCGGCTGAAGACATCCCCGCGCGACTACGACCGCGACCATCCGATGATTGAGGACTTGCGGCGGATCGACTTCATCGGCATCGCCACGTTGGCCCCCAAAGAGATCACCGCCAAGGATTCGGTGGCCCGGATCACGCAATTGATTCGAGACGCCAAGCCGTTCATGCGGTTCCTCTGCGATGCGGTCGACGTGCCTTATTGA
- a CDS encoding EscU/YscU/HrcU family type III secretion system export apparatus switch protein, giving the protein MSDSGGDKKHSASERKRRQAREKGQIAKSQDLTSATLLLAAIWALYAIGGNMAAYLSGGIAHALGETKLAPMTNQDATQYILQISQRLAMAAVPMMILMFIGGVLINVFQSGLLLSTEKLMPKLSNISPMSGAKRILSLQGVMRLVFGMFKVGIIGGIAYLALRAHHGDVISMASLSVPQLAKSMFDTLFGVSLWIGVGLFVLALLEYVYQWWKTEQDMMMTDQEVRDEMKDTEADPQVAARRRQVARQLAMGQLGTEVPKADVVASNPTELAIAIKYDPLTMPAPIVVAKGAGMIAQRIRRLALENSIPVVERKELAQALYKLVDVGQEVPAEQYQAVAEILRYVYQMQGKKVPQATAA; this is encoded by the coding sequence ATGTCTGATTCCGGTGGAGACAAGAAACACTCAGCGTCAGAACGCAAACGCAGGCAGGCTCGCGAAAAAGGCCAGATCGCGAAAAGCCAAGACCTGACGTCAGCGACTCTGCTGCTGGCCGCGATTTGGGCGCTCTACGCCATCGGCGGAAACATGGCGGCCTATTTATCGGGAGGCATTGCGCATGCCCTCGGTGAAACCAAGTTGGCCCCCATGACCAACCAAGATGCCACGCAGTACATCTTGCAGATCTCACAGCGACTGGCGATGGCTGCGGTTCCGATGATGATTTTGATGTTCATCGGTGGCGTGTTGATCAACGTCTTCCAGTCGGGATTGTTGCTGTCGACTGAAAAGTTGATGCCCAAGCTGAGCAACATCAGTCCGATGTCCGGAGCCAAACGGATTCTATCCTTGCAGGGCGTGATGCGATTGGTGTTTGGGATGTTCAAAGTTGGCATCATCGGTGGCATCGCCTACTTAGCACTGCGAGCACATCATGGCGACGTGATCTCGATGGCGTCGCTGTCCGTGCCCCAATTGGCCAAGTCGATGTTTGACACCTTGTTCGGGGTGTCATTGTGGATTGGCGTGGGGTTGTTCGTGTTGGCGCTGCTTGAATATGTCTACCAGTGGTGGAAGACGGAACAAGACATGATGATGACGGACCAAGAGGTTCGCGATGAGATGAAGGACACCGAGGCGGACCCACAAGTCGCGGCACGTCGTCGGCAGGTCGCTCGTCAGTTGGCGATGGGGCAACTTGGAACGGAAGTCCCCAAGGCCGACGTGGTGGCCAGCAATCCAACGGAGCTTGCGATCGCGATCAAGTACGATCCGTTGACGATGCCGGCGCCCATCGTGGTGGCCAAGGGCGCAGGCATGATCGCTCAGCGGATTCGGCGATTGGCGTTGGAAAACAGCATTCCCGTGGTGGAACGCAAGGAGCTGGCTCAGGCTCTTTATAAATTGGTCGATGTGGGTCAAGAGGTTCCGGCGGAGCAATACCAAGCCGTGGCAGAAATCTTGCGGTACGTGTATCAAATGCAAGGCAAGAAAGTTCCTCAAGCAACCGCAGCCTGA
- a CDS encoding flagellar biosynthetic protein FliR codes for MQAFVDLIFSHLVLGTLVLTRLGMLLMAMPAIGVGVPKRIRALLALVLTAILMPTLAAQCDQPSMPTIENLPELAVAIGREALIGMLIGATTQMVITGLQLAGEAITSTGGMQLGDSVDPTTSSSMPALARMVGMLVTTVMLITGGHRVVLRLLVESFQHIPPGNVRFTDSMMDAVIVVMGNSMASGVRVAGPVIAALLLANLVTGLISRTLPQINVLAIGLSINALAMLVVTALTIGSVAWMFQEDLTANVERLSAIWTTPDV; via the coding sequence ATGCAAGCCTTCGTTGATTTGATTTTCAGTCATCTCGTGCTCGGCACACTTGTGCTGACTCGCCTGGGCATGTTGCTGATGGCGATGCCGGCGATCGGTGTGGGGGTTCCCAAACGGATCCGAGCTTTGCTGGCACTGGTTCTGACAGCGATCTTGATGCCGACCTTGGCAGCTCAGTGTGACCAGCCTTCGATGCCAACGATCGAAAACTTGCCTGAACTGGCCGTTGCGATCGGTCGCGAGGCGTTGATCGGAATGCTGATCGGTGCGACCACTCAAATGGTGATCACCGGATTGCAACTGGCCGGGGAGGCCATCACCAGCACCGGCGGGATGCAGCTTGGTGATTCAGTGGACCCGACGACCTCCAGCAGCATGCCGGCGCTGGCGCGAATGGTCGGCATGTTGGTCACCACGGTGATGTTGATCACGGGAGGCCACCGGGTGGTGCTGCGTCTGCTGGTTGAAAGTTTCCAGCACATCCCGCCGGGCAACGTGCGGTTCACGGATTCGATGATGGACGCCGTGATTGTGGTGATGGGCAATTCGATGGCGAGTGGTGTTCGTGTGGCTGGTCCGGTGATCGCGGCGTTGTTGCTGGCGAACCTGGTGACCGGTTTGATCAGTCGGACATTGCCGCAGATCAACGTGTTGGCGATTGGGTTGTCAATCAACGCCCTGGCGATGCTGGTGGTCACGGCACTCACCATCGGCTCGGTCGCCTGGATGTTCCAAGAAGACTTGACGGCGAACGTCGAGCGCTTGTCCGCGATTTGGACCACGCCAGATGTCTGA
- the fliQ gene encoding flagellar biosynthesis protein FliQ — protein MFESSEAIDLVREALLAAVVLALPMLAVGMLAGLVIGLIQALTQIQDQTVSFVPKIMAMAAVLIACLPWLMSRMVEFTRQVFEDAGGL, from the coding sequence ATGTTTGAATCTTCCGAGGCAATTGATTTGGTCCGTGAGGCATTGTTGGCCGCCGTTGTTTTGGCGCTGCCGATGTTGGCGGTCGGGATGCTGGCCGGATTGGTCATCGGTCTGATCCAGGCGCTCACGCAAATCCAAGATCAAACGGTTTCGTTTGTTCCGAAAATCATGGCGATGGCCGCGGTCTTGATCGCTTGTTTGCCGTGGTTGATGTCACGGATGGTTGAGTTCACTCGCCAGGTCTTTGAAGACGCAGGTGGTTTGTAG